One genomic region from Vitis riparia cultivar Riparia Gloire de Montpellier isolate 1030 chromosome 17, EGFV_Vit.rip_1.0, whole genome shotgun sequence encodes:
- the LOC117904325 gene encoding mitochondrial outer membrane protein porin of 36 kDa-like isoform X2, with protein sequence MAYRPSFYLEIGRKARDLLYRDYTEQPPMHYHYGCCDWSYDLALRLGEHVPGISAVLRFIVPDPLSSKVELRYLRDFLGITAGIEGMTTNPVMSFSGVIGSSVVSLGTDLAFDTILKNFTKCNAGLSFSSPIVSASLTLEDKGDTAKASCFGLINPLTSTAIAAELKHTFSQNETSLTLGAQHEVAPLTVIKARGDTTGKVGALFQHQLVSKIFLTLAGDVDIKELKTSPTIGLSLALRP encoded by the exons ATGGCGTATCGTCCTAGTTTCTACCTTGAAATCGGCAGAAAGGCTAGAG ATCTCCTGTACAGGGATTATACAGAGCAACCACCAATGCACTATCACTATGGGTGCTGCGACTGGAGCTATGATTTGGCCTTGAGAT TGGGGGAGCATGTTCCTGGAATCAGCGCAGTTCTGCGATTTATTGTTCCTGATCCATTGTCTAGCAAG GTAGAACTTCGGTATTTGCGCGATTTTCTGGGGATTACAGCAGGGATTGAGGGGATGACAACAAACCCAGTGATGAGCTTCTCGGGTGTGATCGGAAGCAGTGTCGTCTCCCTTGGAACTGATCTCGCATTCGACACCATTCTAAAGAACTTCACCAAATGCAATGCTGGTTTGAGCTTCAGCAGCCCAATCGTGTCTGCTTCGTTGACCTT GGAAGACAAGGGGGATACTGCAAAGGCTTCCTGTTTCGGGTTAATTAACCCGCTGACGAGCACGGCCATTGCAGCAGAGCTGAAACATACGTTTTCTCAGAATGAGACATCTCTGACCCTGGGAGCCCAGCATGAGGTCGCCCCCTTGACGGTGATAAAAGCACGGGGGGACACCACTGGGAAGGTGGGTGCTCTCTTCCAGCATCAACTTGTGTCAAAGATTTTCTTAACTCTTGCTGGGGATGTGGACATCAAGGAGCTCAAGACCAGTCCTACAATCGGATTGTCTTTGGCTCTCAGGCCTTAG
- the LOC117904325 gene encoding mitochondrial outer membrane protein porin of 36 kDa-like isoform X1 translates to MAYRPSFYLEIGRKARDLLYRDYTEQPPMHYHYGCCDWSYDLALRSQICRSTSHEINDNNQELVGEHVPGISAVLRFIVPDPLSSKVELRYLRDFLGITAGIEGMTTNPVMSFSGVIGSSVVSLGTDLAFDTILKNFTKCNAGLSFSSPIVSASLTLEDKGDTAKASCFGLINPLTSTAIAAELKHTFSQNETSLTLGAQHEVAPLTVIKARGDTTGKVGALFQHQLVSKIFLTLAGDVDIKELKTSPTIGLSLALRP, encoded by the exons ATGGCGTATCGTCCTAGTTTCTACCTTGAAATCGGCAGAAAGGCTAGAG ATCTCCTGTACAGGGATTATACAGAGCAACCACCAATGCACTATCACTATGGGTGCTGCGACTGGAGCTATGATTTGGCCTTGAGAT CTCAAATTTGTCGGTCGACTTCGCACGAAATAAATGACAACAACCAAGAATTAG TGGGGGAGCATGTTCCTGGAATCAGCGCAGTTCTGCGATTTATTGTTCCTGATCCATTGTCTAGCAAG GTAGAACTTCGGTATTTGCGCGATTTTCTGGGGATTACAGCAGGGATTGAGGGGATGACAACAAACCCAGTGATGAGCTTCTCGGGTGTGATCGGAAGCAGTGTCGTCTCCCTTGGAACTGATCTCGCATTCGACACCATTCTAAAGAACTTCACCAAATGCAATGCTGGTTTGAGCTTCAGCAGCCCAATCGTGTCTGCTTCGTTGACCTT GGAAGACAAGGGGGATACTGCAAAGGCTTCCTGTTTCGGGTTAATTAACCCGCTGACGAGCACGGCCATTGCAGCAGAGCTGAAACATACGTTTTCTCAGAATGAGACATCTCTGACCCTGGGAGCCCAGCATGAGGTCGCCCCCTTGACGGTGATAAAAGCACGGGGGGACACCACTGGGAAGGTGGGTGCTCTCTTCCAGCATCAACTTGTGTCAAAGATTTTCTTAACTCTTGCTGGGGATGTGGACATCAAGGAGCTCAAGACCAGTCCTACAATCGGATTGTCTTTGGCTCTCAGGCCTTAG
- the LOC117904934 gene encoding hypersensitive-induced reaction 1 protein, which produces MGNLLGCIQVDQSTVAIKERFGKFEEVLEPGCHCLPWCFGSQLAGHLSLRLQQLDVRCETKTKDNVFVNVVASIQYRALADKANDAFYKLSNTRSQIQAYVFDVIRASVPKLNLDDAFEQKNEIAKSVEDELEKAMSAYGYEIVQTLIVDIEPDEHVKRAMNEINAAARMRVAANEKAEAEKILQIKRAEGEAESKYLSGLGIARQRQAIVDGLRDSVLGFSVNVPGTTAKDVMDMVLVTQYFDTMKEIGAASKSSAVFIPHGPGAVRDVATQIRDGLLQSTLSHQ; this is translated from the exons ATGGGTAATCTGCTTGGTTGCATACAAGTTGATCAATCCACAGTAGCTATCAAGGAGAGATTTGGCAAGTTTGAGGAAGTGCTTGAGCCAGGATGCCATTGCTTGCCTTGGTGCTTTGGGAGTCAGCTTGCTGGCCATCTTTCACTTAGGTTGCAACAGTTGGATGTGCGTTGTGAGACCAAGACAAAG GACAATGTGTTCGTCAATGTTGTTGCTTCTATACAATATCGTGCCCTGGCAGATAAGGCAAATGATGCTTTTTACAAACTCAGCAATACAAGGTCCCAGATCCAGGCTTATGTTTTTGATG TTATTAGAGCAAGTGTTCCAAAGCTCAATCTGGACGATGCATTTgagcaaaaaaatgaaattgctaAATCTGTGGAAGATGAACTTGAAAAG GCTATGTCTGCCTATGGGTATGAGATTGTACAAACACTCATTGTTGATATAGAACCAGATGAGCATGTGAAGCGAGCAATGAATGAAATCAATGCTG CTGCAAGAATGAGGGTGGCAGCCAATGAGAAGGCGGAGGCTGAGAAAATTTTGCAAATCAAGCGTGCAGAGGGTGAGGCTGAGTCCAAGTATCTATCAGGGCTTGGTATTGCTCGTCAGCGTCAAGCAATTGTTGATGGCTTGAGAGACAGTGTGCTAGGCTTCTCAGTCAATGTTCCAGGCACCACTGCAAAGGATGTGATGGACATGGTCCTCGTCACACAGTACTTCGACACCATGAAGGAAATTGGTGCTGCTTCTAAATCCTCAGCTGTGTTCATCCCCCATGGACCTGGAGCTGTTCGCGATGTGGCTACTCAGATTCGTGATGGACTTCTTCAGAGTACCCTCTCACATCAGTAA
- the LOC117904322 gene encoding probable polygalacturonase At3g15720 codes for MASRLEILFLVSLFSVLLTPLHCSVFDVTQYGAIGNGSTDDSPAFMLAWTDVCNSSASTPIFHIPGNKTFLLNPVFFQGPCRSTNIQFQIDGIITAESEPSNWKCTRNRCDKWIHFKRVDGLFINGSGIIDGKGKNWWSSGYIKADVRPSALEVTSSNKVQLTGLSFRNNPHMHVVFDSCDMVHISNVSIDAPGDSPNTDGIHLKESTHVNIEFCSIRTGDDCISIVDKSSNITIQNIECGPGHGISIGSMGQYGAYETVENIYVSDVQFKGSLSGVRIKTWQGGKGHARKMVFKGITSLNTQYPIQIDQFYCPHAKCNEQADAVEISDISYIDIKGTSMRKTAVKLACSESVPCKNIFMQDINLSYQGTNASAYCKNVNGTSQGIMEPSVPCLYYQTS; via the exons ATGGCGTCCCGTCTGGAAATTCTCTTCCTTGTATCTCTCTTTTCGGTTCTGCTAACCCCATTGCATTGTAGTGTTTTTGACGTAACCCAATATGGAGCAATTGGAAATGGCAGCACAGACGACAGTCCA GCTTTCATGCTTGCTTGGACTGATGTCTGCAACTCTTCAGCTTCTACTCCAATATTCCATATTCCTGGGAACAAAACCTTTTTGCTCAATCCTGTGTTCTTCCAGGGTCCTTGCAGGTCCACAAACATCCAGTTCCAG ATAGATGGGATCATAACTGCTGAAAGTGAACCTTCAAACTGGAAATGTACAAGAAATAGATGCGATAAGTGGATTCATTTTAAGCGTGTGGATGGACTTTTCATCAATGGTTCCGGTATCATTGACGGCAAAGGGAAGAATTGGTGGAGTTCAGGTTATATTAAG GCTGATGTGAGGCCAAGT GCTTTGGAAGTGACGAGCTCGAACAAGGTCCAATTGACAGGATTAAGTTTCAGAAACAATCCTCACATGCATGTAGTCTTTGATTCCTGCGACATGGTGCATATTTCAAATGTATCAATAGATGCACCCGGGGACAGTCCAAATACGGATGGTATTCACCTCAAAGAGAGCACCCATGTCAACATCGAGTTTTGCAGCATTAGAACTG GCGATGATTGCATATCAATAGTAGACAAGTCCTCCAACATCACCATTCAAAATATTGAATGTGGTCCTGGCCATGGCATAAG TATTGGAAGCATGGGGCAATATGGAGCATACGAGACCGTAGAAAATATTTACGTTAGCGATGTTCAATTTAAAGGGAGCTTGAGTGGTGTTCGGATCAAGACATGGCAG GGAGGCAAAGGTCATGCAAGGAAAATGGTCTTCAAGGGGATAACATCCTTAAACACCCAGTACCCTATCCAAATTGACCAATTTTACTGCCCCCATGCAAAATGCAATGAACAA GCTGATGCAGTGGAAATCAGCGATATCTCATATATTGATATAAAGGGGACATCAATGAGGAAGACAGCAGTGAAGTTAGCCTGCAGTGAATCAGTTCCATGCAAAAATATATTCATGCAGGACATAAACTTGAGTTACCAGGGGACTAATGCCTCGGCTTACTGTAAGAATGTTAATGGAACGTCTCAAGGAATAATGGAACCTTCTGTTCCTTGCTTGTATTATCAGACATCGTAG
- the LOC117904321 gene encoding polygalacturonase-like, with product MAFPRSTCLLLLLASFLLTPLEGHTFNVMDYGAIGNGRTDDSEAFMKAWSDVCKASASPTFLVPGDRRFLINPVVFEGRCRSKKLKFKVDGTITAPSEPSKWKCINKQCHSWISFKHVDGLVISGSGTIDGNAEKWWKQGRVTGVRPNALVVARSNNVQLHDLSFKDNPHMHVVFHHCDGVKISHISIDAPEDSPNTDGIHLKETASVTIEHCTIGTGDDCISLVDGSTHIDMRHIKCGPGHGISIGSLGKFGLSETVEYIHVKDAQFTGTTNGVRIKTWQGGRGHARNMIFEKIRSSDSEYPIIIDQFYCDHTECHDKPNAVEIRNISYIDVKGKSKKENAVKIACSDTVPCRDIFMQNINLIYDQSGKQASAYCKNVINGYYHGVVRPKISCLQNDKLP from the exons ATGGCTTTTCCACGCTCAACTTGTTTGCTTCTACTCTTGGCTTCATTTCTGCTAACTCCATTGGAAGGTCATACTTTTAATGTCATGGACTATGGTGCAATTGGAAATGGCAGAACCGATGACAGTGAA GCTTTCATGAAAGCTTGGAGTGATGTGTGCAAGGCTTCAGCTTCTCCAACGTTTCTTGTTCCTGGAGACAGAAGGTTTTTGATCAATCCCGTCGTCTTCGAGGGCCGCTGTAGGTCCAAAAAACTTAAGTTCAAG GTAGATGGGACTATAACGGCGCCAAGTGAACCTTCAAAATGGAAATGCATTAATAAGCAATGCCATAGTTGGATCAGTTTTAAGCATGTAGATGGCCTTGTCATCTCTGGTTCTGGCACCATTGACGGCAATGCAGAGAAATGGTGGAAGCAAGGTCGTGTTACG GGAGTGAGGCCAAAT GCTTTAGTAGTAGCAAGATCCAACAATGTCCAATTACATGATCTAAGTTTCAAAGACAATCCCCACATGCATGTAGTCTTTCATCACTGCGACGGGGTGAAGATTTCACATATATCAATAGATGCACCTGAGGACAGTCCTAATACTGATGGTATTCACCTCAAAGAGACTGCCAGTGTCACCATAGAACATTGTACCATTGGCACTG GCGATGATTGCATTTCGCTGGTAGATGGATCAACTCATATTGACATGAGACACATTAAATGCGGTCCTGGGCATGGCATAAG CATTGGAAGCCTGGGAAAATTCGGATTGAGCGAGACAGTAGAATATATTCATGTTAAGGATGCTCAATTCACAGGGACAACAAATGGTGTTAGAATAAAGACATGGCAG GGAGGCCGAGGTCATGCAAGGAACatgatttttgagaaaatcaGATCTTCTGATTCTGAATATCCTATCATCATTGATCAATTTTACTGTGATCATACAGAATGCCACGACAAA CCTAATGCAGTGGAAATTCGCAATATCTCATACATCGATGTAAAGGGCAAGTCAAAGAAGGAGAATGCAGTGAAGATTGCATGCAGTGACACAGTTCCATGCAGAGATATATTCATGCAGAACATAAACTTGATCTATGATCAGTCAGGAAAGCAAGCCTCAGCTTACTGCAAAAATGTTATTAATGGATACTACCACGGAGTAGTCAGACCCAAAATATCTTGCTTGCAGAACGACAAACTCCCGTAA
- the LOC117904877 gene encoding uncharacterized protein LOC117904877, giving the protein MAVTAASPAAFLRKLEHNPYPTKSRFRRDFPAKKPLRILAMASKKKVNRYDENWKKEWFGAGIFVEGSEEVEVDVFKNLEKKKVLSNVEKSGLLSKAEELGFTLSSIEKLGVFSKAEDLGLLSLLEKAASFSPSALASAALPIFVAAIAAIVLIPDDSSALIAVQALIAGALVVGATGLVVGSIVLGGLQEAE; this is encoded by the exons ATGGCGGTCACTGCGGCATCTCCAGCTGCTTTTCTTCGAAAACTCGAGCACAATCCTTACCCCACCAAGTCCCGATTTCGTCGTGACTTTCCCGCCAAAAAGCCGTTAAGAATTCTCGCCATGGCCTCTAAAAAGAAG GTGAACAGATACGATGAGAATTGGAAGAAAGAGTGGTTCGGAGCAGGAATATTCGTGGAGGGAAGCGAAGAGGTGGAGGTGGACGTTTTCAAGAATCtggagaagaagaaggttcTGAGTAATGTAGAGAAATCCGGACTCTTGTCCAAGGCTGAGGAGCTAGGGTTTACGCTTTCCTCCATAGAGAAGCTTGGGGTTTTCTCCAAGGCGGAGGACCTGGGCTTGCTCAGCCTCCTCGAGAAGGCGGCGAGCTTCTCACCGTCGGCGTTAGCATCGGCTGCACTGCCCATATTCGTAGCTGCCATAGCAGCCATTGTTTTGATCCCTGATGACTCTTCGGCTCTCATTGCGGTTCAGGCACTGATTGCCGGCGCTCTTGTAGTTGGAGCTACCGGATTGGTTGTTGGGTCGATTGTGTTGGGTGGGTTACAGGAAGCCGAGTGA
- the LOC117904876 gene encoding protein NRT1/ PTR FAMILY 4.6-like — protein sequence MTLSITSLSNSNNILAIKSSITRDPTQAGKEMDGEQQLSTWEGYVDWRNRPAVKGRHGGMLAASFVLVVEVLENLAYLANASNLVLYLSKFMHFSPSSSANIVTNFMGTAFLLALLGGFLSDAFFSTYLIYLISAAIELVGLLILAIQAHVPSLKPPACDLGNISNPCREADGGKAGMLFAGLYLVALGVGGIKGSLPPHGAEQFDDNTPKGRKQRSTFFNYYVFSLSCGALIAVTFVVWIEDNKGWQWGFGISTASILISIPIFLLGSATYRTKIPTGSPITTIVKVLVAAICNAYKLRNCSNSVMSMATSPSYTTEIGGKEESCSKEMVPRQAPTESLKFLNNAVIDKPFHSALECTVKQVEEVKIVLRILPIFACTIMLNCCLAQLSTFSVQQAATMNTKLGTLKVPPASLPIFPVLFIMILAPTYNHIIIPFTRRTTKTEMGITHLQRIGTGLILSIVAMVVAAFVEIKRKRVAAESGLVHSSEPLPITFLWVALQYLFLGSADLFTLAGLMEFFFTEAPTSMRSLATALSWASLAMGYYLSSVLVSIVNSVTSAYSHHAWLFGNNLNHYRLEKFYWLMCGLSGLNFLHYLLWASRYKYRTASPDN from the exons ATGACTCTCTCCATCACCTCCCTCTCTAATTCAAACAACATTTTAGCTATCAAGTCTTCTATAACCAGAGATCCTACACAAGCTGGGAAAGAAATG GATGGAGAGCAGCAGCTAAGCACATGGGAAGGGTATGTAGATTGGAGGAACAGACCTGCTGTGAAAGGCCGTCATGGTGGCATGCTTGCTGCCTCCTTTGTCTTGG TTGTTGAGGTGTTGGAGAACTTGGCATACCTGGCAAATGCAAGCAACCTTGTGCTTTATCTGTCAAAATTCATGCATTTTTCACCATCCAGTTCTGCCAACATTGTTACCAACTTCATGGGCACGGCCTTCCTCCTTGCTCTCCTTGGTGGCTTCTTGTCTGATGCTTTCTTCTCAACTTATCTCATCTATTTGATAAGTGCTGCAATAGAACTTGTG GGTTTGCTAATACTTGCAATCCAAGCTCACGTGCCTTCACTGAAACCACCGGCCTGTGATTTGGGCAACATCAGCAATCCATGCAGGGAAGCTGATGGTGGGAAAGCAGGAATGTTGTTTGCAGGCCTCTATCTTGTAGCATTAGGTGTTGGAGGAATAAAAGGTTCACTTCCACCACATGGGGCTGAGCAGTTTGATGACAATACCCCTAAGGGAAGGAAACAGAGATCAACATTTTTCAACTACTATGTGTTCTCCCTCTCTTGTGGGGCTTTAATTGCAGTAACTTTTGTGGTATGGATTGAAGACAACAAGGGCTGGCAATGGGGTTTTGGTATCTCCACTGCATCAATACTGATCTCTATCCCAATATTCCTCCTTGGCTCTGCCACTTACAGAACCAAAATTCCCACAGGAAGCCCCATCACAACCATCGTCAAG GTTCTGGTTGCAGCAATTTGCAATGCCTACAAGCTCAGAAATTGTAGCAATTCTGTCATGAGCATGGCCACGAGCCCATCATATACCACCGAAATCGGCGGGAAAGAAGAAAGCTGTTCCAAAGAAATGGTGCCTAGGCAAGCTCCAACAGAAAGCCTCAAGTTCCTTAATAATGCAGTGATAGACAAGCCATTCCATTCAGCATTAGAATGCACAGTAAAGCAAGTTGAAGAAGTAAAGATAGTGCTTAGGATTCTACCCATCTTTGCTTGTACCATAATGCTCAACTGCTGCCTTGCCCAACTGTCCACCTTTTCTGTCCAACAAGCAGCTACCATGAACACCAAGCTCGGAACCTTGAAGGTCCCACCAGCTTCTCTCCCCATCTTTCCTGTTCTCTTCATCATGATCCTTGCACCAACCTACAACCATATCATCATCCCATTCACCAGGAGAACAACTAAAACCGAAATGGGGATAACCCATCTGCAGCGAATTGGGACAGGGCTAATTCTCTCCATTGTGGCCATGGTAGTGGCAGCCTTCGTGGAGATAAAGCGAAAAAGGGTGGCAGCAGAATCAGGACTAGTACATTCCTCAGAACCTCTACCAATCACGTTCCTTTGGGTGGCTCTGCAGTACTTGTTCCTGGGGTCTGCTGACCTTTTCACCTTGGCTGGACTGATGGAATTCTTCTTCACAGAGGCCCCTACAAGCATGAGATCTTTAGCGACCGCTCTTTCCTGGGCTTCACTGGCCATGGGTTACTACCTCAGCTCTGTGCTTGTATCAATAGTCAACAGTGTCACCAGTGCCTACAGTCACCATGCATGGCTCTTCGGCAACAACTTGAATCACTATCGCCTTGAGAAGTTCTACTGGCTGATGTGCGGACTAAGTGGATTAAACTTTTTGCATTATCTTCTCTGGGCAAGTCGCTACAAGTACAGGACTGCAAGCCCAGATAACTGA